One region of Exiguobacterium acetylicum genomic DNA includes:
- a CDS encoding MarR family winged helix-turn-helix transcriptional regulator yields MSLIQEEEDLLTYCLYFTSSRFARNIAKLADQAIDGELAPSYYYMMLVVHFHPDITQKELSQRLSLAPSTSTRFLDKLEALGWIHRESRGKQSHVRLTTEGEEVYGSFRQSLKQLFADYAAILGKDESKQLSKSLRDANEKLERA; encoded by the coding sequence ATGTCATTGATTCAGGAAGAGGAGGATTTATTGACGTATTGTCTCTATTTCACGTCGAGCCGCTTTGCCCGTAATATCGCCAAATTGGCTGATCAAGCTATCGACGGTGAGCTCGCACCCTCCTATTACTACATGATGCTCGTCGTCCATTTCCATCCGGACATCACACAAAAGGAATTAAGTCAGCGCTTATCACTCGCTCCCTCAACAAGCACACGGTTCTTAGATAAACTGGAAGCACTCGGTTGGATTCATCGTGAATCACGCGGGAAACAATCTCACGTCCGCTTGACGACAGAGGGGGAAGAAGTTTACGGCTCGTTTCGTCAATCGTTGAAGCAGTTATTCGCTGATTATGCGGCGATTCTTGGCAAGGACGAGAGTAAACAACTGAGCAAATCGCTTCGGGATGCAAATGAAAAACTTGAGCGTGCTTGA